Proteins from a genomic interval of Xiphias gladius isolate SHS-SW01 ecotype Sanya breed wild chromosome 23, ASM1685928v1, whole genome shotgun sequence:
- the acsl4a gene encoding long-chain-fatty-acid--CoA ligase 4, protein MGLQADSALQSILLFPIHLLVWLYSILSFLPWYYITGAGQRKALSKRIKALSTSGCAEGPYRSVDHFDSLAREDFPGKDTLDKLFKHAVQRFGQAHCLGTRDILSEENEIQPSGKVFKKLILGEYRWLSYNELDAVVSEFGSGLAALGQQPKSTIAIFCETRAEWMVTAQACFRRNFPLVTFYATLGEDAIAFGLNETGVTHLVTSVELLETKLKNVLPQIPKLKHVIYLDPKKSSTEGYPAGLSIHSMQAVRELGKLPENMGRAIVKPKPSDLAVVMYTSGSTGRPKGVMIVHSNLIAGMTGQCERIPGLGPNDTYIAYLPLAHVLEMTAEISCVTYGCRIGYSSPQTLSDQSTKIKKGSKGDCSVLRPTLMAAVPEIMDRINKNVMSKVQEMNFIQKTLFTLGYKYKLEQIKRGYDAPLCNTLLFRKVKRLLGGQVRMMLSGGAPLSPATQRFMNVCFCCPVGQGYGLTETCGAGTITEVADISTGRVGAPLICCEVGLRDWAEGGYTGKDKPNPRGEVLIGGPNVTMGYYRNESNDQDFFEDDKGQRWFCTGDVGEIYPDGCLQIVDRKKDLVKLQAGEYVSLGKVESALKNCSLVDNICAYANSDQNYVISFVVPNQKKLTELAKQRGIVGTWEEICTHPDMEREVLKEIKVVAANIKLQGFEIPVKVHLSPEPWTPETGLVTDAFKLKRKELKNHYLHHIERMYGGK, encoded by the exons AAGGCCCTTTCCACTTCAGGCTGTGCTGAGGGGCCATACCGCTCTGTGGATCACTTCGACAGTCTGGCCAGGGAGGACTTCCCAGGCAAGGACACTCTGGATAAGCTTTTCAAGCATGCTGTGCAGCGCTTTGGACAAGCACATTGTCTCGGGACCCGGGATATTCTGAGTGAAGAAAATGAGATTCAGCCCAGtggaaaagtatttaaaaag CTGATCCTGGGCGAGTATAGATGGCTGTCCTACAATGAATTGGATGCTGTAGTCAGTGAGTTTGGCAGTGGATTGGCAGCTCTCGGACAGCAGCCCAAAAGCACCATTGCAATCTTTTGTGAAACCAGAGCAGAATGGATGGTCACTGCCCAGGCATGCTTCAGGCGCAATTTCCCAT TGGTGACATTCTATGCCACGCTGGGAGAGGATGCTATTGCATTTGGACTGAACGAGACTGGTGTTACACATCTAGTTACCAGTGTGGAACTGCTTGAGACTAAACTGAAA AATGTGCTTCCACAGATCCCAAAACTGAAGCATGTGATCTACTTGGACCCGAAGAAATCGAGCACGGAAGGCTACCCAGCGGGACTCTCTATCCACAGCATGCAGGCTGTACGAGAGCTGGGCAAGCTGCCTGAAAATA TGGGGAGGGCAATTGTGAAGCCCAAGCCCTCTGATTTGGCTGTGGTGATGTACACCAGTGGCTCCACAGGCAGACCCAAAGGAGTCATGATTGTCCACAGCAACCTGATTGCAGGAATGACAGGACAGTGTGAACGCATCCCTGGACTTGG GCCTAATGATACCTATATAGCCTATCTGCCCCTGGCTCATGTTCTGGAAATGACAGCTGAAATCTCCTGTGTCACATATGGCTGTCGGATAGGCTATTCATCCCCCCAGACACTGTCAGACCAG TCCACTAAGATAAAGAAAGGAAGTAAAGGAGACTGCTCAGTGCTCAGACCCACCCTGATGGCAGCTGTGCCA GAAATTATGGATCGCATCAACAAGAATGTGATGAGCAAAGTGCAGGAAATGAATTTCATTCAGAAGACACTATTTACACTGGGCTACAAATATAAACTAGAGCAGATCAAGAGGGGCTATGATGCACCACTCTGCAATAC GCTATTATTCCGGAAAGTCAAGAGACTGCTGGGAGGACAAGTGAGGATGATGTTGTCAGGAGGAGCCCCCCTGTCCCCAGCCACTCAAAgatttatgaatgtgtgtttctgttgtccaGTGGGCCAGGGCTATGGCCTCACTGAAACCTGTGGAGCTGGCACCATTACAGAGG TTGCGGACATAAGTACTGGTCGTGTTGGAGCTCCTCTTATTTGCTGCGAGGTCGGGCTCAGAGACTGGGCTGAAG GTGGCTACACCGGCAAAGACAAGCCGAACCCAAGAGGGGAGGTCCTGATTGGTGGTCCCAATGTAACCATGGGTTACTATAGGAATGAAAGCAACGATCAGGACTTTTTTGAGGATGACAAAGGGCAGAGATGGTTCTGCACTGGTGATGTAGGAGAGATTTACCCAGATGGCTGTCTACAAATAGTGG ACCGCAAGAAAGACTTGGTCAAACTGCAGGCCGGAGAGTATGTGTCTCTCGGTAAAGTCGAATCCGCGCTGAAAAACTGCTCTCTCGTAGACAACATCTGTGCTTACGCAAACAG TGACCAGAACTATGTGATCAGCTTTGTGGTGCCCAACCAGAAAAAGCTGACAGAACTGGCCAAACAGAGAGGCATAGTGGGAACATGGGAAGAGATCTGCACTCACCCCGACATGGAAAGAGAAGTTCTGAAGGAGATCAAGGTCGTCGCTGCTAACA TTAAACTCCAAGGATTTGAGATTCCAGTGAAAGTGCATCTGAGTCCTGAGCCGTGGACCCCGGAGACTGGTCTTGTCACAGATGCGTTCAAGCTGAAGAGGAAGGAGCTGAAGAACCACTATCTCCACCACATAGAGAGAATGTACGGGGGCAAATAA